Proteins encoded together in one Candidatus Poribacteria bacterium window:
- a CDS encoding sigma-70 family RNA polymerase sigma factor, with protein MLTLDETDIIRRSHAGDPEAFTPLVGKYQDRLYRHIRRRVTDPEIAEDLTQETWLRAFRAISSFRGGSAFYSWLYRIAENVCIDHFRRQKYNTEPLHLVDENRITETDPCPSRAVERAELREHLQKALTALTATRRRVFLLYYYHELPIKAIAAEIGRSEGTVKSHLRNARLQLRELLTPYVENRHVPWLA; from the coding sequence TTGTTAACTCTCGACGAAACCGACATCATCCGACGCTCACACGCCGGCGATCCCGAAGCCTTTACCCCGCTCGTTGGCAAGTATCAAGACCGCCTCTATCGTCATATCCGCCGTCGCGTCACAGACCCCGAAATCGCCGAAGACTTGACGCAAGAGACGTGGCTTCGTGCATTTCGTGCCATCAGCAGTTTCCGGGGCGGCTCCGCTTTCTATTCTTGGCTGTATCGCATTGCTGAGAACGTCTGCATCGACCATTTCCGTAGACAAAAGTATAACACTGAACCGCTGCATCTCGTTGACGAAAACCGCATCACCGAGACCGACCCGTGTCCGAGTCGTGCCGTGGAACGCGCAGAACTCCGAGAACACCTTCAGAAAGCCCTAACGGCACTCACCGCCACCCGCCGACGCGTCTTTCTGCTCTACTATTACCACGAACTGCCCATCAAAGCCATCGCCGCAGAAATCGGACGTTCCGAAGGCACGGTCAAAAGCCATCTCCGCAATGCCCGTTTGCAGCTCCGGGAGTTACTCACGCC